Proteins from a genomic interval of Haemophilus parainfluenzae T3T1:
- the cas9 gene encoding type II CRISPR RNA-guided endonuclease Cas9 (Cas9, originally named Csn1, is the large, multifunctional signature protein of type II CRISPR/Cas systems. It is well known even to general audiences because its RNA-guided endonuclease activity has made it a popular tool for custom editing of eukaryotic genomes.) yields the protein MENKNLHYILGLDLGIASVGWAVVEIDEKENPLRLIDVGVRTFERAETQKGESLALSRRSARSARRLTQRRVARLKKAKRLLKSENILLSTDERLPHQVWQLRVEGLDRKLERQEWAAVLLHLIKHRGYLSQRKNESKSENKELGALLSGVASNHELLQQATYRTPAELAVKKFEVEEGHIRNQQGAYTHTFSRLDLLAEMELLFSRQQHFGNPFASEKLLENLTALLMWQKPALSGEDILKMLGKCTFEDEYKAAKNTYTAERFVWITKLNNLRIQENGLERALSDNERLMLIEQPYEKAKLTYAQVRSILNLSDDAIFKGVRYSGEDKKAIETKTTLMEMKAYHQIRKVLEGNNLKAEWVALKANPTLLDEIGTAFSLYKTDEDISAYLAGKLSQPVLNALLENLSFDKFIQLSLKALYKLLPLMQQGLRYDEACREIYGDHYGKKTEETHHFLPQIPADEIRNPVVLRTLTQARKVINGVVRLYGSPARIHIETGREVGKSYKDRHELKKRQEENRKQREKTISEIKTLFPNFSGEPKGKDILKMRLYYQQNAKCLYSGKPLELHRLFEQKYVEVDHALPLSRTWDDSFNNKVLVLANENQNKGNLTPFEWLDGKNNSERWRTFKALVETSAFPYAKKQRILSQKLDEKGFIERNLNDTRYVARFLCNFIADNMHLTGEGKRKVFASNGQITALLRRRWGLAKSREDNDRHHALDAVLVACSTVAMQQKITRFVRFKAGDVFTGERIDRETGEIIPLHFPTPWQFFKQEVEIRIFSDNPKLELENRLPDRPQANHEFVQPLFVSRMPTRKMTGQGHMETVKSAKRLNEGISMIKMPLTKLKLKDLELMVNREREKDLYDALKTRLEAFNDDPAKAFAEPFMKKGGAIVKSVRVEQVQKSGVLVRQGNGVADNASMVRVDVFTKDGKYFLVPIYTWQVAKGILPNKAVIQGKDEEDWEDIDDATFQFSLHPNDLISVKTKKDEFLGYFNGLNRHTGGINIRTHDLEKSKGKQGIFEGIGVKIALSFEKYQIDELGKNIRLCKPSKRQPVR from the coding sequence ATGGAAAATAAAAACTTACATTATATCCTTGGTCTCGACCTTGGTATCGCCTCTGTTGGCTGGGCTGTAGTTGAAATTGACGAAAAAGAGAATCCTCTGCGTTTAATTGATGTTGGTGTACGTACTTTCGAACGAGCAGAAACGCAAAAAGGTGAGAGCTTAGCTCTTTCTCGCCGTTCAGCCCGCTCTGCTCGTCGATTAACTCAGCGTCGCGTTGCTCGTCTGAAAAAAGCAAAACGACTTCTAAAATCAGAAAATATCCTATTATCCACTGATGAACGTCTTCCTCATCAAGTTTGGCAGCTACGTGTCGAAGGTCTAGATCGTAAACTAGAACGCCAAGAATGGGCTGCAGTATTATTACATTTAATTAAGCACCGTGGTTATTTATCTCAGCGTAAAAATGAAAGTAAAAGCGAAAATAAAGAGCTAGGCGCGTTATTAAGCGGTGTAGCCAGTAACCATGAATTACTGCAACAAGCTACATATCGCACGCCTGCGGAACTTGCTGTAAAAAAATTTGAGGTCGAAGAAGGTCATATCCGTAACCAGCAAGGTGCCTATACTCATACGTTTAGCCGACTAGACTTGCTCGCTGAAATGGAACTTCTCTTCTCTCGTCAACAACACTTTGGTAATCCATTCGCTTCAGAAAAATTATTAGAAAATTTAACCGCACTTTTAATGTGGCAAAAGCCTGCCTTATCTGGTGAAGACATTTTAAAAATGCTCGGTAAATGTACTTTTGAAGATGAATATAAGGCGGCTAAAAATACCTATACTGCAGAACGCTTTGTTTGGATAACAAAATTAAATAATTTGCGTATTCAAGAAAATGGCTTAGAGCGTGCTTTAAGTGATAATGAACGTTTAATGTTAATCGAGCAACCTTATGAAAAAGCCAAATTAACTTATGCACAAGTGCGTTCAATATTAAATTTATCTGATGATGCAATATTTAAAGGTGTCCGTTATTCCGGTGAAGATAAAAAAGCCATTGAAACCAAAACAACGCTGATGGAAATGAAAGCCTATCACCAAATTCGTAAGGTATTGGAAGGTAATAACCTAAAAGCTGAATGGGTAGCATTAAAGGCAAATCCAACATTATTAGATGAAATTGGTACGGCATTTTCATTATATAAAACTGATGAAGATATCAGCGCTTACTTAGCAGGAAAACTCTCTCAACCTGTATTAAATGCCTTATTGGAAAATCTTAGTTTTGATAAATTTATCCAATTATCTCTTAAAGCTTTATATAAACTTCTACCATTAATGCAACAAGGACTACGCTATGACGAGGCTTGCCGTGAAATTTATGGCGATCATTATGGTAAAAAAACAGAAGAAACCCATCACTTCTTACCACAGATTCCAGCTGATGAAATCCGTAATCCTGTGGTTTTAAGAACACTCACGCAGGCTCGTAAAGTGATTAATGGTGTAGTGAGATTATATGGTTCACCTGCTCGTATTCATATTGAAACAGGACGAGAAGTTGGCAAATCTTACAAAGATCGCCATGAACTAAAAAAACGTCAGGAAGAAAATCGTAAACAGCGTGAAAAAACAATTAGTGAAATAAAAACACTATTCCCTAATTTTTCTGGTGAACCTAAGGGCAAAGACATTTTGAAAATGCGCTTATACTATCAGCAAAATGCAAAATGTTTATATTCCGGTAAACCTTTAGAATTACACCGTTTGTTCGAACAAAAGTATGTAGAAGTAGATCACGCTTTACCTCTTTCCCGTACTTGGGATGATAGCTTTAATAATAAAGTGCTAGTGCTGGCTAATGAAAACCAAAACAAAGGCAATTTAACACCTTTTGAATGGCTTGATGGTAAAAATAACAGCGAACGTTGGAGAACATTCAAAGCATTAGTTGAAACGAGCGCATTCCCTTATGCGAAAAAACAACGCATCCTAAGCCAAAAGCTTGATGAGAAAGGATTTATTGAGCGTAACTTAAACGATACTCGCTATGTTGCTCGTTTCTTGTGTAACTTTATTGCAGATAATATGCACTTAACTGGCGAAGGAAAACGTAAAGTATTTGCTTCCAATGGACAAATTACAGCTTTACTTCGTCGTCGTTGGGGACTAGCAAAATCGCGCGAAGATAATGACCGACATCATGCTTTAGATGCGGTTTTGGTTGCTTGCTCAACAGTCGCCATGCAGCAAAAAATCACACGTTTTGTTCGTTTTAAAGCAGGCGATGTATTCACTGGTGAACGAATAGATCGTGAAACGGGTGAAATTATTCCATTACACTTCCCTACACCATGGCAATTTTTCAAGCAAGAAGTTGAAATTCGTATTTTTAGTGATAATCCTAAACTGGAGCTAGAAAATAGATTGCCGGATCGTCCACAAGCCAATCATGAATTTGTCCAACCTCTGTTTGTATCTCGAATGCCAACACGCAAAATGACCGGTCAAGGACACATGGAAACCGTGAAATCAGCGAAACGTCTCAATGAAGGGATAAGCATGATTAAAATGCCACTCACTAAATTAAAATTAAAAGATTTAGAATTGATGGTAAATCGTGAGCGTGAAAAAGATCTTTATGATGCTTTAAAAACTCGTCTAGAGGCATTTAATGATGATCCTGCTAAAGCATTTGCTGAACCTTTTATGAAAAAAGGTGGAGCTATTGTTAAATCAGTGCGAGTAGAGCAAGTACAAAAATCTGGCGTATTAGTTCGTCAGGGTAATGGTGTCGCAGATAATGCCTCTATGGTGAGAGTAGATGTCTTCACTAAAGATGGAAAATATTTCCTTGTGCCAATTTATACCTGGCAAGTAGCTAAAGGTATTTTGCCAAACAAAGCTGTTATTCAAGGAAAAGATGAAGAGGATTGGGAGGATATAGATGATGCTACTTTCCAATTTTCATTACACCCAAATGATTTAATTAGCGTTAAAACTAAAAAAGATGAATTTTTGGGGTATTTTAACGGACTAAATCGACATACTGGAGGGATAAATATAAGAACCCATGATTTAGAAAAATCAAAAGGCAAACAAGGTATTTTTGAAGGTATTGGCGTTAAAATAGCCCTTTCCTTTGAAAAATATCAAATAGATGAGCTTGGTAAAAATATTCGTTTATGTAAACCAAGTAAACGCCAACCAGTCCGTTAA
- the cas1 gene encoding type II CRISPR-associated endonuclease Cas1, translating to MTWRSLLISKGGKLSLHQQQMLIQQEGNEFTVPLEDIAIVVVESRETVITLPLLSAFGLYGITLLSCDEQFLPCGQWLPFNQYYRQLKTLKLQLETSLPLKKQLWQRIVQQKIRNQAKVLSLCQHQEKSKRLLQLANLVKSGDKDNLEAQSAIIYFSGLFGAHFRRKEEDNAINIHLNYAYTVVRSAVARSLVLYGWLPQLGLFHHSELNAFNLADDFIEPFRPLIDLLVWNLLEKGLLSQSLSPLSKQRLIKILHHQMRFNQEKVSVLTAIDKTIASLQIALIKKNAALLQLPEIDILQEYQYE from the coding sequence ATGACATGGAGAAGTCTTCTTATTAGTAAAGGAGGCAAACTTTCTTTGCATCAACAACAAATGCTGATTCAACAAGAAGGAAATGAATTTACCGTTCCTTTGGAAGATATTGCTATTGTCGTTGTAGAAAGCCGAGAAACAGTGATTACCCTTCCGTTGCTCTCGGCATTTGGTTTATACGGGATTACTTTATTGAGTTGTGATGAACAATTCTTACCTTGTGGTCAATGGCTCCCGTTTAATCAATATTATCGACAATTAAAAACCCTTAAATTACAACTTGAAACGAGCTTGCCACTGAAAAAACAACTTTGGCAACGTATTGTGCAACAAAAAATTCGTAATCAAGCAAAAGTCTTATCACTCTGTCAGCATCAAGAAAAATCAAAACGGTTACTCCAACTCGCTAATTTAGTGAAATCAGGTGATAAAGATAATCTTGAGGCACAAAGTGCGATCATTTATTTTTCCGGATTATTCGGCGCTCATTTCAGACGAAAAGAAGAAGATAATGCGATTAATATACATCTGAACTATGCTTACACCGTTGTGCGTTCAGCTGTAGCGAGAAGTCTTGTACTCTATGGTTGGCTACCTCAATTAGGCTTATTTCATCATAGCGAACTCAATGCCTTTAATTTAGCGGATGATTTTATTGAACCGTTTCGCCCTCTTATTGATTTACTGGTATGGAACTTGCTCGAAAAAGGATTACTCTCCCAAAGTCTCAGTCCTCTATCAAAACAGCGATTAATCAAAATCTTGCATCATCAAATGCGCTTTAACCAGGAAAAAGTGAGTGTTTTGACTGCTATTGATAAAACCATTGCCTCTTTACAAATTGCACTTATTAAAAAAAACGCAGCATTATTGCAGTTACCAGAGATTGATATATTGCAGGAATATCAATATGAGTGA
- the cas2 gene encoding CRISPR-associated endonuclease Cas2 has translation MSEGVFMRMIVLFDLPVTTKAKMRAANQFRQFLLKDGYQMLQLSIYTRIIKGRDALEKHHKRLVAHLPEEGSIRCLSITEKQFASMEILVGEKKPQEKKVNSNQLLLF, from the coding sequence ATGAGTGAGGGGGTATTTATGCGTATGATCGTTTTATTTGACTTACCGGTTACCACTAAAGCGAAAATGCGGGCAGCAAACCAATTTCGCCAATTTTTACTTAAAGATGGTTATCAAATGTTGCAACTTTCTATTTACACGCGAATTATTAAAGGGCGAGATGCGTTAGAAAAACATCATAAAAGACTCGTCGCACACTTACCTGAAGAAGGATCTATTCGATGTTTATCTATTACAGAAAAACAATTTGCAAGTATGGAAATTTTAGTAGGAGAGAAAAAACCACAAGAAAAAAAGGTCAATTCAAATCAATTATTGCTTTTTTAG
- a CDS encoding riboflavin synthase, whose protein sequence is MFTGIVQGIAQIYAIKDSDNFRTQIVKLPAEMRKGLEIGASVANNGVCLTVTEIHDDLVSFDLMQETLRITNLGSLKAGDFVNIERAMQMGAEIGGHILSGHVYCTASVSQIIESENNRQVWFKLPNKDVMKYILTKGFIAIDGISLTIGEVKDDEFCVNLIPETLHRTLIGKRQIGDLVNIEIDPQTQAIVDTVERYLAAKA, encoded by the coding sequence ATGTTTACAGGTATTGTACAGGGCATCGCCCAAATTTATGCAATTAAAGACAGTGATAATTTTAGAACACAGATCGTAAAATTACCAGCTGAAATGCGAAAAGGCTTAGAAATCGGTGCATCCGTGGCGAATAACGGTGTGTGCTTAACAGTAACTGAAATTCATGACGATCTTGTGAGCTTTGACCTAATGCAGGAAACCTTGCGTATCACCAATCTCGGTAGCTTAAAAGCAGGAGATTTTGTGAATATCGAACGTGCAATGCAAATGGGCGCAGAGATTGGCGGGCATATTTTATCGGGTCACGTTTATTGTACCGCAAGCGTTTCACAAATTATCGAAAGCGAAAACAATCGTCAGGTTTGGTTTAAATTACCCAATAAAGACGTGATGAAATATATCCTTACGAAAGGATTTATCGCGATTGATGGTATCAGTCTTACTATCGGTGAAGTAAAAGATGATGAATTTTGCGTGAATTTAATTCCTGAAACTTTACACAGAACCCTGATCGGTAAACGCCAAATTGGCGATTTAGTGAATATTGAAATTGATCCGCAAACACAAGCAATCGTGGATACAGTGGAACGATATTTAGCAGCTAAAGCTTAA
- a CDS encoding MATE family efflux transporter, with the protein MNSRLFSQYRIDIQKLIRIATPIGLAQLAQTGMGTVDVIMAGRVSSADVGGVGIGASIWLPLVLFGQGLLLALPPTISYLNGSGQRHRIAHQVRQGLWISFLVMIPLALIIYHNDFILQFMNMDAHMADVTMNYLRAMVWGLPAYLLLINFRCLNDGIAKTKPAMVITFMGLMLNIPLNYMFIYGKFGAPALGGVGCGVATAIVNWAMAILMITYSAKNYNERSLKVFEKIIEKPDIKTLKKLTALGLPIAIALCSEVSLFALSSLLLSPLGADVVASHQIALNTSAVAFMFPMSIAMAATILVAQELGNHAPQKAKIMAHAAIILGLIAASVLALVIWVFSAEIAALIVGDNATVIALSGSLLAMAAIYQFSDSVQVVVSGILRGYKDTKIILYITLLAYWGVGIPVGYILSRTDWIVPSIGAKGFWVAFIIALTIAAALLFIRMRKIQSQSDEAIIQQLERLK; encoded by the coding sequence ATGAATTCTCGTCTTTTTTCTCAATACCGTATTGATATTCAAAAACTTATCCGAATTGCGACACCTATCGGGCTTGCCCAGTTAGCTCAAACTGGCATGGGTACCGTGGATGTGATTATGGCAGGACGTGTGAGCTCGGCTGATGTAGGCGGTGTCGGTATTGGTGCCTCTATTTGGCTACCTTTGGTGCTTTTCGGACAGGGTTTATTACTCGCCTTACCACCAACAATTTCCTATTTAAATGGTTCAGGGCAGCGCCATCGCATTGCTCACCAAGTAAGACAAGGTCTTTGGATTTCATTTTTAGTGATGATTCCCCTTGCACTGATCATCTATCATAATGATTTCATATTACAGTTTATGAATATGGATGCCCACATGGCTGATGTGACGATGAACTATTTGCGTGCGATGGTGTGGGGCTTGCCTGCCTATTTATTGCTGATTAATTTCCGCTGTTTGAATGATGGCATTGCTAAAACAAAACCTGCCATGGTGATTACCTTCATGGGGTTAATGCTAAACATTCCGCTGAATTATATGTTTATTTACGGCAAATTTGGTGCGCCTGCATTAGGTGGTGTCGGTTGTGGTGTAGCAACGGCTATTGTCAACTGGGCAATGGCAATCTTGATGATTACCTATTCTGCCAAAAACTATAATGAACGTAGTTTGAAAGTCTTTGAAAAGATTATTGAAAAGCCAGATATCAAAACACTGAAAAAATTGACCGCACTTGGTTTGCCTATTGCCATTGCTCTGTGCAGTGAAGTCTCACTGTTTGCCTTAAGTAGTTTATTACTTTCCCCATTAGGTGCAGATGTGGTCGCCAGCCACCAAATTGCCTTAAATACTAGTGCCGTAGCCTTTATGTTCCCCATGTCTATTGCCATGGCTGCCACCATTTTAGTGGCGCAAGAACTGGGTAATCATGCACCGCAAAAAGCCAAAATTATGGCTCACGCGGCTATTATTCTTGGCTTGATTGCGGCAAGTGTATTGGCGTTGGTGATTTGGGTATTTAGTGCAGAGATTGCCGCATTAATTGTTGGCGATAATGCTACCGTTATTGCCCTTTCTGGCAGCTTATTAGCGATGGCGGCGATTTATCAATTTTCAGATTCAGTGCAAGTCGTCGTGAGCGGTATTTTACGTGGCTATAAAGACACTAAAATTATTCTCTACATCACATTACTTGCCTATTGGGGCGTAGGTATCCCTGTTGGTTATATTCTTTCCCGCACGGATTGGATTGTTCCAAGCATCGGTGCAAAAGGCTTCTGGGTTGCGTTTATCATTGCATTAACTATTGCTGCTGCTTTACTCTTTATACGTATGCGAAAAATCCAATCACAATCTGATGAAGCCATTATTCAACAATTAGAAAGATTGAAGTAG
- the rng gene encoding ribonuclease G, with protein MNSVELLMNVTPNETRVALVETGVLKEVHIERQAKRGIVGNIYKGRVTRVLPGMQSAFVDIGLEKAAFLHASDIVSHTECVDVNEQKQFRAKTISELVREGQDIVVQVVKDPLGTKGARLTTDITLPSRYLVFMPENSHVGVSQRIESEEERARLKALVEPFCDELGGFIIRTATEGATEEELRQDAEFLKRLWRKVLERKGKYPTRSKIYGEPALPQRILRDFIGANLEKIHIDSKLCFNEVKEFTDEFMPELSEKLMLYTGNQPIFDIYGVERGIQNALEKRVNLKSGGYLIIEQTEAMTTIDINTGAFVGHRNLDETIFNTNIEATKAIAQQLQLRNLGGIIIIDFIDMQTDEHRNRVIESLEEALSKDRVKTNVNGFTQLGLVEMTRKRTRESLEHVLCDECPTCQGRGRVKTVETVCYEIMREIIRVNHLFSSEQFVVYASPAVADYLIKEESHGLLPEIEMFISKQVQVKTEQYYNQEQFDVVVM; from the coding sequence ATGAATTCTGTTGAATTATTAATGAATGTTACGCCCAATGAAACCCGCGTTGCGTTGGTGGAAACGGGCGTTTTAAAAGAAGTTCACATTGAACGTCAAGCCAAACGTGGCATCGTGGGGAATATTTATAAAGGGCGAGTAACCCGAGTTTTACCGGGGATGCAGTCCGCATTTGTGGATATCGGTTTAGAAAAAGCCGCATTTTTACACGCTTCCGATATTGTTTCACATACCGAGTGTGTAGATGTGAACGAACAAAAGCAATTCCGTGCAAAAACCATTTCTGAGCTCGTACGCGAAGGGCAAGATATCGTAGTGCAAGTGGTAAAAGATCCTTTAGGCACCAAAGGTGCAAGATTAACCACTGATATTACATTGCCTTCTCGTTATCTTGTCTTTATGCCAGAAAATAGCCATGTTGGTGTGTCGCAACGTATTGAAAGTGAAGAAGAGCGCGCAAGACTAAAAGCGCTTGTTGAGCCTTTTTGTGATGAGTTAGGCGGTTTTATTATTCGTACAGCCACCGAAGGGGCAACGGAAGAAGAGTTACGCCAAGATGCAGAATTTTTAAAACGTTTATGGCGTAAAGTACTTGAACGTAAAGGCAAATATCCAACCCGTTCTAAAATTTATGGCGAACCCGCATTGCCGCAACGTATTTTGCGTGATTTTATCGGTGCCAATTTAGAGAAAATTCATATCGATTCCAAACTTTGTTTTAACGAAGTCAAAGAATTTACCGATGAATTTATGCCTGAGTTAAGTGAAAAATTAATGCTTTATACGGGAAATCAGCCGATCTTTGATATTTATGGCGTAGAACGAGGCATTCAAAATGCACTTGAAAAACGCGTGAATTTAAAATCGGGTGGCTATCTTATCATTGAGCAAACCGAAGCCATGACAACCATTGATATCAATACCGGTGCATTCGTTGGTCATCGAAATTTAGATGAAACGATTTTTAACACTAATATTGAAGCCACTAAAGCCATTGCACAGCAACTACAACTGCGTAATTTAGGCGGAATTATCATTATTGATTTTATTGATATGCAAACCGATGAGCATCGCAATCGCGTGATTGAATCCTTGGAAGAGGCGCTATCAAAAGATCGCGTGAAAACCAATGTGAATGGTTTTACTCAACTTGGTTTAGTGGAAATGACCCGTAAACGCACTCGCGAAAGTTTAGAGCACGTTTTATGTGATGAATGCCCAACTTGCCAAGGTCGTGGACGCGTGAAAACCGTCGAAACGGTATGTTATGAAATTATGCGTGAGATTATTCGCGTTAATCACTTATTCTCGAGTGAACAATTTGTGGTTTATGCCTCTCCAGCCGTAGCGGATTACTTAATCAAAGAAGAATCGCATGGTTTATTGCCAGAGATTGAAATGTTCATCAGCAAACAGGTTCAAGTCAAAACAGAACAGTACTACAACCAAGAACAATTTGATGTGGTGGTGATGTAA
- the putP gene encoding sodium/proline symporter PutP, with amino-acid sequence MFGLDPTLITFSIYIFGMILIGVLAYYYTNNLSDYILGGRKLGSFVTAMSAGASDMSGWLLMGLPGAVYVSGLVEGWIAIGLILGAYFNWLLVAGRLRIYTEFNNNALTLPEYFHHRFGTSHNLLKIVSATIILAFFTIYCASGVVAGAKLFQNLFSIEYSTAIWYGALATIIYTFIGGFLAVSWTDTIQATLMIFALILTPLFIFLSLGDASQFTEVLHQAEIAASKDFTDLFMATTPLGLLSLAAWGLGYFGQPHILARFMAAYSVKSLIKARRISMTWMVICLAGAIGIGFFGIPYFFANPGVASVVNNEPEQVFIELAKLLFNPWIAGILLSAILAAVMSTLSAQLLISSSSITEDFYKGFIRPKAPEKELVWLGRAMVLVIAAIAIWIAQDENSKVLKLVEFAWAGFGSAFGPVVLFSLFWKRMSSSAALIGMIVGATVVFSWKYVIPKTSEWFNVYEMIPGFTLASLAIIVVSLISSEPENEVKETFEKAEKAYKEAK; translated from the coding sequence ATGTTTGGTTTAGACCCAACACTTATTACTTTTAGTATTTATATTTTCGGCATGATTTTAATCGGCGTTCTTGCCTATTATTATACAAACAATTTATCCGATTACATTTTAGGTGGCCGTAAACTCGGAAGTTTTGTGACAGCCATGTCTGCGGGTGCATCCGATATGTCAGGCTGGCTATTAATGGGCTTGCCAGGTGCAGTATATGTATCTGGTTTAGTAGAAGGTTGGATAGCTATTGGTTTAATCCTCGGGGCTTATTTTAACTGGTTACTCGTGGCGGGTCGTTTACGGATCTATACCGAATTTAACAACAATGCGCTCACATTACCGGAATATTTCCATCATCGTTTTGGTACATCACACAATCTCTTAAAAATTGTTTCAGCGACAATCATCTTAGCATTCTTCACTATTTATTGTGCTTCAGGTGTGGTTGCGGGTGCGAAATTATTCCAAAACCTGTTTTCTATCGAATACTCTACGGCGATTTGGTACGGCGCATTAGCGACGATTATTTATACCTTTATTGGTGGATTCTTAGCGGTAAGTTGGACGGATACTATTCAAGCTACATTGATGATTTTTGCCTTAATCTTAACGCCGTTATTCATCTTTTTAAGTTTGGGTGATGCATCACAATTTACGGAAGTACTCCATCAAGCGGAAATTGCCGCAAGTAAAGACTTCACTGATTTATTCATGGCAACCACGCCATTAGGTTTATTAAGTTTAGCGGCTTGGGGCTTAGGTTATTTTGGTCAGCCACATATTCTGGCTCGATTTATGGCAGCTTATTCGGTGAAATCATTAATCAAAGCACGCCGCATCAGTATGACATGGATGGTAATTTGCCTCGCAGGTGCAATTGGTATTGGTTTCTTCGGTATCCCTTATTTCTTTGCAAATCCTGGTGTTGCGAGCGTAGTAAATAATGAACCAGAACAAGTGTTTATTGAACTGGCTAAATTGCTCTTTAATCCATGGATTGCAGGTATTCTACTCTCTGCGATCTTGGCGGCTGTAATGAGTACACTTTCCGCACAATTATTAATTTCTTCTAGCTCTATTACTGAAGATTTTTATAAAGGTTTTATTCGTCCAAAAGCGCCAGAAAAAGAATTAGTGTGGTTAGGCCGTGCAATGGTTTTAGTTATTGCCGCTATCGCCATTTGGATTGCACAAGATGAAAACAGCAAAGTATTAAAACTCGTTGAATTTGCGTGGGCAGGATTTGGTTCAGCATTTGGTCCTGTGGTGCTTTTCTCCTTATTCTGGAAACGTATGAGTTCTTCTGCAGCTTTAATTGGAATGATTGTGGGGGCTACCGTCGTATTTTCTTGGAAATATGTGATTCCTAAAACCAGTGAGTGGTTTAACGTCTATGAAATGATCCCAGGTTTTACGCTTGCTAGCCTGGCAATTATTGTGGTTTCTCTCATTTCTTCAGAACCGGAAAATGAAGTCAAAGAAACCTTTGAGAAAGCAGAAAAAGCTTATAAGGAAGCAAAATAA
- the cmoB gene encoding tRNA 5-methoxyuridine(34)/uridine 5-oxyacetic acid(34) synthase CmoB: MIDFRPFYQQIATTNLSAWLETLPLQLKEWEKQTHGDYAKWSKIVDFLPDLQADTIDLKNAVKSDRTSPLSEGEKQRIIHHLKQLMPWRKGPYHLFDIHVDCEWRSDFKWDRVLPHLAPLKDRTILDVGCGSGYHMWRMVGEGAKMVVGIDPTELFLCQFEAVRKLLNNDRRANLIPLGIEEMQPLAAFDTVFSMGVLYHRKSPLDHLTQLKNQLVKGGELVLETLVVDGDANTVLVPSDRYAKMKNVYFIPSVAALINWLEKVGFTNVRCVDVATTTLEEQRKTDWLENESLIDFLDPNDHSKTIEGYQAPTRAVILANK, translated from the coding sequence ATGATTGATTTCCGTCCTTTTTATCAGCAAATTGCTACTACAAATTTATCTGCTTGGCTAGAAACATTACCCTTGCAGTTAAAAGAATGGGAAAAACAAACCCATGGTGATTATGCAAAATGGTCAAAAATCGTGGACTTTCTCCCTGATTTGCAGGCAGATACCATCGATTTAAAAAATGCGGTGAAATCTGACCGCACTTCCCCACTTTCAGAGGGCGAAAAACAACGCATTATCCATCATTTGAAGCAATTGATGCCATGGCGAAAAGGACCTTATCATTTATTTGATATTCACGTGGATTGCGAATGGCGTTCTGATTTCAAATGGGATCGTGTTTTGCCTCATCTTGCACCATTAAAAGATCGTACCATTTTAGATGTGGGCTGCGGTAGCGGCTACCATATGTGGCGAATGGTTGGTGAAGGCGCAAAAATGGTCGTTGGTATTGATCCTACCGAGCTTTTCCTTTGCCAATTTGAAGCGGTTCGAAAATTACTAAATAACGATCGTCGAGCTAACTTAATCCCATTAGGTATTGAAGAAATGCAACCACTTGCGGCATTTGATACCGTGTTCTCAATGGGCGTGCTTTATCATCGTAAATCACCGCTTGATCATCTCACTCAACTAAAAAATCAATTAGTAAAAGGTGGCGAATTGGTGTTAGAAACCTTAGTGGTTGATGGTGATGCCAATACAGTCTTAGTGCCATCAGATCGCTATGCAAAAATGAAGAACGTGTATTTTATTCCTTCTGTTGCGGCACTCATTAATTGGTTAGAAAAAGTCGGCTTTACTAATGTGCGTTGTGTGGATGTCGCCACCACAACATTAGAAGAACAGCGTAAAACGGATTGGTTAGAAAATGAAAGTTTGATTGATTTCTTAGATCCAAACGATCACAGTAAAACCATCGAAGGCTATCAAGCCCCAACTCGCGCAGTGATTTTAGCCAATAAATAA